The Fructilactobacillus myrtifloralis genome contains a region encoding:
- a CDS encoding ATP-binding cassette domain-containing protein has protein sequence MENENAVAVEKLTKSFKGHEVVDQISFNIHRGEIFALLGPNGAGKTTIIKMLTTLLKPTKGSIKIFGYDVETNAMKVRSLFGLTSQSTSLDEDLSAYENLMIFSRLNGLSRSAAKVRTNELLNEFDLVDSAKKTLNNFSGGMRRRLDLAISLIDRPQLIFLDEPTTGLDPRTRAQMWTTIRNLVDAGSTILLTTQYLEEADQLANRVALIDHGKLVALGTPDKLKEQVGGLKLVLTFKKQTQATEAKQLLASTVSVVKSSTKQTITIALEKVDDVAKILNRLAAKQLEITKIDVQYPSLDDVFFALTVGKN, from the coding sequence ATGGAAAATGAAAATGCAGTAGCAGTTGAGAAACTAACCAAGTCCTTTAAAGGTCACGAGGTCGTAGATCAAATCTCTTTTAATATTCATCGGGGAGAAATTTTTGCCTTATTAGGTCCCAATGGAGCTGGGAAAACTACCATCATAAAAATGTTAACGACCCTTTTAAAGCCTACTAAGGGTTCGATTAAAATATTTGGATATGATGTAGAAACTAATGCTATGAAAGTTAGATCGTTGTTTGGATTAACTAGCCAGTCAACGTCTTTAGACGAAGATCTTTCAGCTTATGAAAATTTAATGATTTTTAGCCGGTTAAATGGACTTTCACGGAGTGCAGCTAAGGTTAGAACGAATGAGTTACTTAACGAATTTGATCTAGTTGATTCTGCCAAGAAAACACTAAACAATTTTTCTGGAGGGATGAGAAGACGATTAGACTTGGCAATCAGTTTAATTGACCGTCCGCAGTTAATTTTTCTAGATGAACCCACTACGGGACTAGATCCGCGTACCAGAGCACAAATGTGGACAACCATTCGAAACTTAGTTGATGCCGGCTCGACCATTCTCTTAACCACTCAATACCTAGAGGAAGCAGATCAATTGGCTAATCGGGTGGCACTCATCGATCACGGAAAATTGGTGGCGTTAGGAACACCGGACAAACTCAAAGAGCAAGTTGGGGGACTAAAACTGGTGCTAACGTTTAAAAAGCAGACGCAAGCAACGGAGGCCAAGCAGTTACTTGCGTCCACGGTTAGTGTGGTTAAATCATCAACCAAGCAAACCATTACGATTGCGTTAGAGAAAGTAGATGACGTTGCTAAAATTTTAAATCGATTAGCAGCCAAGCAACTGGAAATTACTAAAATTGACGTTCAATATCCGTCATTAGATGATGTCTTTTTTGCGTTGACAGTTGGGAAAAATTAG
- a CDS encoding GNAT family N-acetyltransferase — MFQVRRLQELDPVTVYQILRARSQVFVEEQKIDYCDPDDQDLTAWHLFEKADDGEVIAYARIFQVDYHVTFGRVLTSATVRGTGKGRELLTAILEFCHAHFSGLPITINAQLQAVGYYEKQGFVVAGTPFLEVEIPHVRMTYRGE; from the coding sequence ATGTTTCAAGTTCGGCGGCTTCAGGAACTGGATCCAGTGACCGTATACCAAATTTTGCGGGCCCGGTCCCAGGTGTTTGTAGAGGAACAAAAAATTGATTATTGTGATCCGGATGACCAGGATTTAACGGCTTGGCATCTATTTGAAAAAGCGGATGATGGTGAGGTAATCGCCTATGCACGGATATTTCAGGTTGATTACCACGTGACCTTTGGGCGGGTGCTTACGAGTGCCACCGTGCGAGGTACCGGGAAAGGGCGCGAACTACTGACCGCCATTCTGGAATTCTGCCATGCGCACTTTTCTGGATTACCGATTACGATTAACGCCCAACTGCAAGCAGTGGGTTACTACGAAAAACAGGGATTTGTGGTTGCTGGTACGCCGTTTTTGGAAGTTGAGATTCCCCACGTGCGGATGACGTATCGGGGTGAGTAA
- a CDS encoding PaaI family thioesterase, whose product MNLIDLLHIQTELVTPERVMLTLDVTEQDQQPYGLMHGGVSCVLAETAASMGANQQLGPAEVAVGVNIETHHLHAVRTGKITAVATPLQVGHRLQVWQVVVQHDDQLVSTSTVTLTQHSVAGD is encoded by the coding sequence GTGAATTTAATCGACTTATTACACATTCAAACGGAGCTGGTGACGCCGGAACGGGTCATGTTAACGCTGGATGTAACTGAACAGGACCAGCAACCCTATGGTTTGATGCACGGAGGGGTGAGCTGTGTGTTGGCAGAAACGGCGGCCAGCATGGGCGCCAATCAACAGCTGGGACCAGCCGAAGTGGCCGTGGGCGTTAACATTGAAACCCATCATCTACACGCGGTCCGCACCGGGAAAATCACGGCCGTTGCGACGCCGTTACAAGTGGGGCACCGGCTCCAGGTGTGGCAGGTGGTCGTTCAACATGACGACCAATTGGTTAGTACGAGTACCGTCACGCTCACCCAGCATTCGGTAGCAGGCGATTAG
- a CDS encoding MarR family winged helix-turn-helix transcriptional regulator has protein sequence MDKLIKKQQLAAKLFEFTVLQDLDNEQSERHLPAFKGQNKILVALSEEENISQKDLADRLGISVQSVAEFVAKLLKKGYITKKKSPQDGRIQLVKLTDKGRKEAEKSLFYIPPYLDYLSEDEQSQLLKIIDKLNLSIKNNLRVSGIKNIGTKLRLNNLDKKIK, from the coding sequence TTGGATAAACTAATCAAAAAACAACAACTAGCAGCCAAATTATTTGAATTTACGGTTCTCCAGGATTTAGATAACGAACAATCCGAACGCCATTTGCCGGCCTTTAAGGGCCAAAATAAAATTTTAGTGGCACTAAGTGAAGAAGAAAATATTTCCCAAAAAGACTTGGCTGATCGCCTTGGGATTAGCGTACAATCAGTTGCCGAATTTGTAGCTAAACTACTAAAAAAGGGCTATATTACCAAGAAAAAATCTCCTCAAGATGGAAGGATTCAGTTAGTTAAATTAACTGACAAAGGCCGAAAGGAAGCCGAAAAAAGCTTATTTTACATCCCCCCTTATCTCGACTATTTAAGTGAAGATGAACAATCACAATTGCTAAAAATTATCGATAAACTGAATCTTAGCATTAAAAATAATTTACGCGTCAGTGGGATTAAAAACATTGGGACTAAACTACGACTGAATAACTTAGATAAAAAAATAAAATAG
- a CDS encoding ABC transporter permease: MNLMQKQKTKLVSNVITMTYRNLLKTFHNPDSLLDVVVQPVLFMVLFGYLFGGAIAGNVHDYLPIIVPGILMQALLSAASGSGTQISDDMNTGIYTRFKSLPISPLAPLAGQLLADIFRLLLAALAAIGTGYLMGWRPQSGFGWLIVVIMLDVFLGWALSWIFALYGLIAKSATMVESISLMTMLILIFLSNAFVPVQTLPRFMQFLVTINPVSYVISASRTILNDGFWPRDAWIVLGAGVLTVLVCSPLTTIVYNYKNNK, encoded by the coding sequence ATGAATTTAATGCAAAAGCAGAAAACTAAACTTGTTTCGAATGTTATTACGATGACTTACAGAAATCTATTGAAAACTTTTCACAATCCGGATTCTTTGTTAGATGTTGTTGTGCAACCAGTATTATTTATGGTGCTGTTTGGTTATTTATTTGGGGGCGCAATTGCAGGGAATGTTCACGATTACCTGCCAATCATTGTTCCAGGAATTTTGATGCAAGCGTTACTTTCCGCAGCATCAGGATCAGGGACCCAAATTAGTGATGACATGAATACGGGGATTTATACGCGTTTCAAATCACTCCCAATTTCCCCACTAGCACCATTAGCAGGGCAATTGTTAGCAGATATTTTTCGATTATTATTAGCGGCACTTGCTGCGATAGGAACGGGATATTTAATGGGGTGGAGACCCCAGTCCGGTTTTGGGTGGTTAATTGTAGTGATTATGTTGGATGTTTTCCTTGGGTGGGCGCTTAGTTGGATTTTTGCTCTATACGGCTTAATTGCCAAAAGTGCCACCATGGTCGAAAGTATCTCATTGATGACAATGTTAATTTTAATTTTTCTTTCCAATGCCTTTGTTCCGGTTCAAACACTACCACGCTTCATGCAATTTTTAGTCACAATTAATCCTGTTTCATACGTAATTAGCGCTTCCCGGACCATTCTTAATGATGGTTTTTGGCCCCGTGATGCGTGGATTGTTCTAGGGGCAGGAGTATTAACCGTATTGGTCTGTTCACCACTGACAACAATTGTTTATAATTACAAAAATAATAAATAA
- the menB gene encoding 1,4-dihydroxy-2-naphthoyl-CoA synthase produces the protein MTTTWETIPNHYQDILFERRDKVAKITINRPEKRNAFTPQTVNELIDAFAQCRDDETIGVIILTGQGDLAFCSGGDQSVRGNGGYVGSDHIPRLNVLDLQHLIRVIPKPVIAMVRGWSVGGGNVLQLVCDLTIAADNAKFAQSGPKVGSFDGGYGSGLLADTIGIKRAKEVWFTCKTYSADEAFQMGWINKVVPLADVEQETLDWCDVLLQRSPMALRLIKASMNAATDGLAGIQQLAGDSTLLYYTSAEAKEGRDAFLEKRKPNFDQFPKFP, from the coding sequence ATGACAACTACCTGGGAAACAATTCCAAATCACTACCAAGACATCTTGTTTGAACGACGCGATAAGGTGGCTAAAATCACGATTAATCGGCCGGAAAAACGCAACGCATTTACGCCCCAAACCGTCAACGAACTGATTGACGCCTTTGCACAATGCCGTGACGACGAAACCATCGGGGTCATCATTCTCACCGGCCAGGGCGACCTGGCCTTTTGTTCCGGTGGGGACCAGAGTGTCCGTGGAAACGGCGGTTACGTTGGCAGTGATCACATCCCCCGCCTTAACGTGTTGGACTTACAACACCTCATCCGGGTGATTCCGAAACCCGTGATCGCCATGGTCCGGGGTTGGTCCGTCGGTGGTGGGAACGTGCTCCAGCTGGTCTGTGACCTAACAATTGCCGCTGATAACGCCAAATTTGCACAATCCGGTCCCAAGGTCGGTAGTTTTGACGGGGGCTACGGTTCCGGTCTCCTCGCCGATACCATTGGTATCAAGCGGGCCAAAGAAGTTTGGTTCACTTGTAAAACCTATTCCGCTGATGAAGCCTTTCAAATGGGCTGGATTAACAAGGTCGTGCCGTTAGCCGACGTGGAACAAGAAACCCTCGACTGGTGTGACGTGCTCCTGCAACGCTCGCCGATGGCCCTTCGCTTGATCAAAGCCTCGATGAACGCCGCCACCGATGGCCTCGCTGGAATTCAGCAGCTAGCCGGAGATTCCACCCTGCTCTACTACACCAGTGCTGAAGCCAAGGAAGGGCGCGATGCCTTTTTAGAAAAGCGGAAACCCAACTTTGACCAATTCCCTAAATTTCCCTAG
- a CDS encoding o-succinylbenzoate--CoA ligase translates to MDNWLQKRTQLTPHRLALSFHEQRWTFTELQRQVNGLCAVLQPQLPPTGRIAILGDNTPELYFGMLTLHQLGIPIVCLNKHLTAPELQYQITDAQVQTVLTTQAFLPHLEATATRLHLIALDQLTWEPRTDWTAHSTELDALASVMYTSGTTSRPKGVCQSYRNHWTSALGAELNLPVTEADAWICAVPLYHISGLSILMRSLLYGMPVRLYDHFDSQAITQDLVHGRGTIISVVPYMLKKLLAEKQEPYSSDFSYMLLGGGAIDQATLNQCKRKNIPVIQSYGMTETASQVVALNPAEAQRKLGSVGKPLFPVSLKIANDAQPYQVGEILLKGDNLTPGYLNQPERFAALTTATGWFRTGDLGYIDDEGFLYVKSRLTELIISGGENIYPHEIELVLNQLPGVQASAVIGKPDPTWGAIPVAFLVTNRAWQLTAVQDFLTGKLAKYKFPKELHLVDHLPHTTNGKLKRGELLQWLEKWE, encoded by the coding sequence ATGGATAATTGGCTCCAAAAACGGACCCAACTCACGCCCCACCGCCTAGCGCTCTCTTTTCACGAGCAACGCTGGACCTTCACGGAACTCCAACGCCAAGTTAACGGTCTCTGTGCCGTCCTACAGCCCCAGTTACCTCCCACGGGACGCATCGCCATTCTCGGGGATAATACGCCGGAACTCTACTTTGGCATGCTGACGCTCCACCAACTTGGGATTCCCATCGTCTGTTTAAACAAACACCTAACGGCTCCTGAACTGCAGTATCAAATTACCGATGCCCAGGTGCAGACAGTCTTAACCACCCAGGCGTTTTTGCCCCACTTAGAAGCCACCGCAACCCGGCTCCACCTGATTGCGCTCGACCAGCTAACGTGGGAACCTCGCACAGACTGGACGGCGCATTCGACCGAGCTTGATGCGTTAGCCAGCGTGATGTACACCTCGGGGACGACCAGCCGACCGAAGGGGGTCTGTCAGAGCTACCGCAACCACTGGACGAGTGCACTCGGAGCTGAGTTAAACCTGCCGGTGACGGAAGCAGATGCTTGGATTTGTGCCGTGCCCCTGTATCACATCAGTGGTCTCTCAATTCTGATGCGCAGTCTCCTGTACGGAATGCCCGTCCGGCTCTATGATCATTTTGATTCACAGGCCATTACCCAGGATTTGGTGCACGGCCGGGGGACCATCATTTCGGTCGTGCCCTACATGCTGAAAAAATTACTGGCCGAAAAGCAGGAACCATATAGTAGCGACTTTAGTTACATGCTGTTAGGCGGCGGCGCAATTGACCAAGCCACCCTCAATCAGTGCAAACGAAAGAACATTCCGGTCATCCAGTCCTATGGCATGACGGAAACTGCCTCGCAGGTCGTGGCACTCAACCCGGCGGAGGCCCAACGTAAGCTGGGCTCGGTGGGAAAGCCCCTCTTCCCGGTCAGTCTTAAGATTGCAAACGATGCACAACCCTACCAAGTTGGCGAAATCCTACTCAAGGGCGATAACCTGACGCCCGGTTACCTCAATCAACCCGAACGATTCGCGGCACTGACCACGGCAACCGGTTGGTTTCGCACGGGGGACCTCGGTTATATCGACGATGAAGGATTTTTGTACGTAAAAAGTCGGCTAACGGAACTGATCATCTCCGGTGGGGAAAACATTTATCCGCATGAAATCGAACTGGTGTTAAACCAGCTGCCCGGCGTACAGGCAAGTGCCGTCATTGGCAAACCGGATCCCACCTGGGGCGCCATTCCGGTGGCCTTTTTGGTGACTAACCGGGCTTGGCAACTAACTGCGGTCCAGGATTTTCTGACCGGGAAACTCGCCAAATACAAGTTTCCCAAAGAACTGCATCTGGTTGATCACCTCCCGCACACTACAAACGGCAAGCTCAAACGGGGAGAATTGCTGCAGTGGTTGGAAAAATGGGAATAA
- a CDS encoding energy-coupling factor transporter transmembrane component T family protein: MNPAIKLLLITLIAFEISLIPNLTINLALIIVCLGYLIWKQSSKLKTVGTFSLIALLPALGIFFSQVYYGANGLYMGSVLFTRLYAYVYLGLSFSLTTPMLRLAQALEQNAHVPSKFVYGVLAAINLVPRFQQELKVIRASGNMRGQVLHPWGPTLYFKALVVALGWSTHLARAMESQGFVEDQPRTFFHPIRVTNRDWIGLIGALVLVQLVLFLAPA, from the coding sequence ATGAACCCCGCCATCAAATTACTCTTAATCACTCTAATTGCCTTTGAAATTTCACTAATCCCCAACTTAACCATCAACCTGGCATTAATCATCGTTTGCCTCGGCTACCTAATTTGGAAACAAAGCAGCAAGCTCAAAACGGTTGGAACGTTTAGTTTAATTGCATTGTTACCCGCTCTCGGAATCTTCTTTTCCCAAGTTTATTATGGTGCAAACGGGCTCTACATGGGAAGCGTGCTGTTTACCCGGCTGTATGCCTACGTGTACCTCGGGTTGAGTTTTTCACTGACAACCCCCATGTTGCGCCTGGCTCAAGCCCTCGAACAAAACGCCCACGTGCCATCCAAGTTTGTTTACGGAGTGCTCGCAGCCATCAATCTCGTGCCCCGCTTTCAACAGGAACTAAAGGTGATCCGGGCGAGTGGTAACATGCGGGGCCAAGTGTTACATCCGTGGGGACCCACGCTTTACTTCAAGGCGCTGGTTGTCGCCCTGGGCTGGTCCACTCATCTAGCCCGCGCCATGGAATCACAGGGCTTCGTGGAGGATCAACCCCGCACCTTTTTCCATCCGATCCGGGTTACAAACCGCGACTGGATTGGTCTTATCGGAGCGCTCGTGCTCGTCCAACTGGTACTGTTTCTCGCGCCGGCCTAG
- a CDS encoding zinc-binding alcohol dehydrogenase family protein has translation MPELMNAIGYTHSLPIDDPNSLIDFKTAIPTLNDHDLLVQVEAVSVNPVDIFTRNGQTTTLAEPKIIGYDAVGTVVKTGTNVDLFNVGDRVFYAGAYNRPGSNSEYQAVDERIVGRAPKKLTPAEAAAMPLTSLTAWESLFEQMNIDMHKHAVNQKQSILIINGAGGVGSIATQLAHLAGLQVIATAGTSQTKDWTLQHGADYTVDYHEDIVEQVHQLGFKTVNYILELQNLDYYWDTISQLIAPLGTIVSTTGSGQHLNFQPLKRKMVRFGWEWMYAKSWYQTPNLISQHEILDQVSALLDHGQLQSTLTKTFSPINAETLRAATKLVESHQMMGKVVVEN, from the coding sequence ATGCCAGAACTCATGAATGCCATCGGCTATACCCACTCCCTGCCGATCGATGATCCAAATAGTCTAATTGACTTTAAAACGGCCATTCCAACGCTTAATGACCATGATTTACTGGTGCAAGTTGAGGCGGTCTCGGTCAATCCCGTTGACATCTTTACCCGCAACGGTCAGACCACCACTCTCGCTGAACCCAAAATCATCGGCTATGATGCGGTCGGAACGGTTGTTAAAACGGGAACTAACGTGGACTTATTCAATGTCGGTGACCGGGTCTTTTACGCCGGGGCTTACAACCGGCCCGGTAGCAATAGCGAGTACCAGGCTGTTGACGAACGGATCGTCGGGCGCGCACCCAAAAAGCTCACTCCTGCAGAAGCAGCCGCTATGCCACTCACCAGTCTCACGGCCTGGGAATCATTATTTGAACAAATGAACATCGACATGCATAAGCATGCGGTTAATCAAAAACAATCCATTTTAATCATTAATGGGGCCGGTGGGGTTGGTTCCATCGCGACCCAATTAGCTCATTTAGCCGGGCTTCAGGTCATTGCGACCGCCGGAACTTCCCAAACGAAAGACTGGACACTGCAGCATGGTGCTGACTACACGGTGGATTATCATGAAGACATCGTAGAACAAGTCCACCAACTAGGGTTTAAAACGGTTAACTACATCTTGGAACTACAAAACCTGGACTACTACTGGGACACCATTAGCCAACTAATTGCACCCTTAGGCACCATTGTTTCAACGACCGGGAGTGGGCAACACCTTAACTTCCAACCGTTGAAACGCAAGATGGTCCGCTTTGGCTGGGAATGGATGTACGCCAAGTCGTGGTATCAGACCCCGAACCTGATTTCTCAACACGAAATCCTCGACCAGGTCAGTGCGCTCTTAGACCACGGTCAGTTACAATCTACATTGACTAAAACATTTAGTCCTATCAACGCCGAAACCTTACGGGCGGCCACTAAGTTAGTCGAAAGCCACCAGATGATGGGGAAAGTGGTCGTGGAAAATTAA